TGTTCGGACCGCCGGTCGTTCTGGTCGCGGGTCCGGGTCAGGAACCGGCGCTCCTCGAGCCGCCGCACCGCGCGGCTGACCTTGGTCTTGTGGGTGCGCGCCCGGTCGCCGATCTCCTTGGCCGTCATCCGCCCGTTCTGGCCGAGATGAAACAGCACGCGCCAGTCGGTGCGCAACAACCCGTAGCGGCCCTTGTAGACCTGCTGGAACGACAGGCTGCTGGCCTCGGCGGCCTGCGCCAGCAGGTATGGCAGGAAACTCTGCAGATCCAGGTCATCTTTTTTGTCCATGGACTGGCTCTAGCTGTTGTTAGTTACAAAATCAACTACTAGACCAACCGCAGCAATGGAGGACACGCCGATGAACCGCCCCACCGATCCGCATAGCTTCACCCAGGCCAGCAGCCCCACGGGCACCACGCCGGGATACATGCCGGGCTTTGGCAAC
This is a stretch of genomic DNA from Pukyongiella litopenaei. It encodes these proteins:
- a CDS encoding MarR family winged helix-turn-helix transcriptional regulator, with translation MDKKDDLDLQSFLPYLLAQAAEASSLSFQQVYKGRYGLLRTDWRVLFHLGQNGRMTAKEIGDRARTHKTKVSRAVRRLEERRFLTRTRDQNDRRSEHLELTAAGVAAYRDLREVAAAYEKTLIRQFSPQDVALLRRMLQKLAGAG